GCAGCCAGTACGGCTGCTGTCGGGGTAAACACCAGTGGATTGCCGAAACAATTTTCCCAGACTCGACCAATCACCGACCGATTTCCAATCACAACCAGCAGATAATATCCCAGTACCGTTGGCGGCAGCACCAGCGGCAATGTCAGGAGCACATCACACCATTCCTTACCGGGAAACCGAAGTTTGGCTAGTACCCAGGCAAACGTCGCTCCGACAGCCAGTGCCAGTGCACTGGCAGCCAGGGCGACTTCAAAGGAAAGAAACAGGGGATGAAATGGGATGGTTGATGACATGAAACTTATGACAAGGTGACAGGGTGACAAGGTGACAAGGTGACAGAATGACAAGGTGACAGGGTGACGGGGTGACAAGGTGACAAGGTGACAGGGTGACAGGGTGACAAGGTGACAAGGTGACAGAGTGACAAAACCTTCATTTCCTGAGCATCTTGTCAAAAAGTCATTTTGTCAAAAGGTCACCCTGTCACCTTGTCACCTTGTCCCCTTATCAGTTACTTCCATTCCGGCAGGCGGCCTGGTGTCCAGGGAGCATCGGCGGCTTCGAGGGCTTTATCGAGGTTCTTGAGGTCAACTTCGAGCAGCGTGCGCAGCTTGGCGAGTTCAACCTTGAATTCCTCATCCGCCACTTTCAATGAATCAACATGGGTTTGGGTCGGACGTGACGTGGACATCCGTTGTTCGCTCAGGATGCCTTCGATCCGTTCCGAGATTGATGGTGGTGTGGTTTCGTTCCGGGCACGGAGCACCACGTCGCCTCTGAGCGCCATCAGGATGGCGTTGAGCCGTTTTTCAATGCCCAGCGCATCGTCCATCAGCTTGTTGTCAGCCTGGGGTGTTTCGTGAATCGCCTGTTTGATCTTCTTCAGGCGGGTTTTGGTGTCACCAGCAATTTCGAGTGCCCCAGAGACCACGCGTTTCAGCTTCATCGTTTTTTGCTGGAACTCGGTGAGCGCCGCCAGATCCGCCGGGTTCATGGTGTCAGTGCCTTCGGCGACAACCGAAAATTCCTGTGGTTCAACCAGTTGGGTCAACACTCCATCCACCCGTTTGGCGATGTTGACTTTATAGCGTCCAGGCATGACCAGGGCCCCAAAACTACCACTGTCTTCATCAACAAAATCGGGTTGGTTTTCTGATGGAAGCTCTGGTTCCGGTTCACGAAGATCCCAGGTGACGCGGTTAAACCCAGACTGGTTTTTGCCTGTGAGTTTGCGGACCACTCGACCACTGGCATCCGTGACTGTCACCAGGATGGATGGTGGTTCTTCTTCGGCTTCGGCTCGTAACTGGTCGGGTGTTGGATAGGGAGCTGTGGTTTTCTTTTTGACGGCTTCCTTCTCACCTTCCTGGCGCTGTTGTTTTTTGGTCTTGAGTTCGTCTTTCAGGTAGTAAGTAAACGTGGCGCCAAACGGTGGGTTTTCTGCTGTGAAGTAATTGGCCCCCTGTGAGCCTTTTCCGTTTTCCCCAATCGGACGCGACTGGATGTAGAGCAAAGCTTCACGAGTCGGATAGAGCAGGCACTCTGGTCCATTCAGGGCTTCGGCTGAGATGTTCCGCAGAGCTGAATAATCATCCAGGACATAAAATCCACGTCCAAAGGTCGCGACCACCAGGTCATTTTCCCGTTTCTGGATGGCCAGGTCGCGGACCGCAATCGTCGGCAAGCCGCCCTTTAACTGGATCCATTTCTGACCGCCATTGGGAGTGAAGAAAAGTCCAAATTCGGTGCCGGCAAAGAGTAAATTCGCAGTGCCGTGATCTTCAGCGATTGCCAGGGCTGGACCGTTCACCGGAAGGTTGGCTTTGAGCGAGGTCCAGGTTTTTCCGGTGTCGGTACTCTTGAGCACATAGGGTTTGAAGTCGTTGTTTTTGTGGTTGTCAAACGTGGCATACACCGTGGCGGCATCGTGCTGCGAGGCCAGCAATCGGCTGACATAGGTGGTTTCAGGAACTTCAGGAAATTTTTCCACCTTGCGCCAGGTGGCTCCGCCGTCTTCACTGATTTGGATCAATCCATCATCAGTTCCGACATACAGAAGACCTTCTTTTTTGGGAGATTCAGCCAGCGCGGTAATGTTGCCATAGGGTGAGGTCGAGACACCTTTGGCCACGGCATCGGCTTCCCAAACACGTCCCATGACCGGCAGGGAATTGCGGTCAATGCGCCGCGTCAGGTCGCCGCTCACGGCTTTCCAGGTATTTCCACGGTCGTCGCTGCGGAACAGTTTGTTGGCGGCAAAATAGAGCCGCGTGTTGAGGTGTGGACTGATGATCAGCGGTGAGTCCCAGTTCCAGCGATAGGCTTCTTCGCCTTTGCCTTCAACCGGCTTGATTCCGGTCCGTTGGCCGGTCCGTTTGTCATAGCGGGTCAACCCGCCGTACTGATATTCGGAATAGACAATGTTTGGATCAAGCGGGTCAACTTGCTGGCGGAATCCATCGCCGCCCTGGGTGACAAACCAGTCGGAATTGACGATCCCAGAGGCGCTTCGGGTGCGTGACGGTCCACCCAAACTGAAATTGTCCTGGGTGCCGCCATAGATGTTGTAAAAGGGTTTCGCGTTATCAACCGTTACATCATAAAATTGGGTGACTGAGAGGTTTGACTTGTAGTTCCAGTTCGCCGCCCGGTCAAAGCTTTCGTAAATGCCACCGTCACAACCAACCAGGTAATAACTGGTGTCATTGGGGTCAACCCAGATGACGTGATTGTCAACGTGCTTGTTTTTCTCACCCAGATTTTTGAGCGTCTTTCCACCATCGTCGGAAACTTTGATCAGCACGCCCATAATGTAAATGCGCTCGGCATTTTTGGGGTCAACATAAATGTGGGCGTAATACTGGGCCTGGGCGTCATAGGGGTTGCGCTTTTCCCAGGTGGCCCCGGAATCCGTTGACCGGAAGATCCCTCCGGCTTTATTGGTGGATTCAATCTGGGCATAGACCATCTGTGGCTCAGTTGGGGCAATGGCCAGCCCGATACGGCCCATCTGTTCGGTTGGCAGTCCCGAAGAGAGTTTA
The Acidobacteriota bacterium DNA segment above includes these coding regions:
- a CDS encoding glycosyl hydrolase; this encodes MVQAQQSSDPNPASTDSKPKDPLASEKFSGLKLRSIGPALTSGRIVDFAVHPQNRAQYYVAVACGGVWKTTNSGTTWASVFDKEGSYSIGTVVLDPKNPSVVWVGTGEDNSQRSVGYGDGVYRSDDGGKSWKHLGLKASEHIGKIVIDPRNSHHVYVAAQGPLWGPGGDRGLYKTTDNGKTWDKVLSISENTGVSDLAMDPTNPDVLYAAAYQRRRHVWTLINGGPESAIHKSTDAGKTWNKLSSGLPTEQMGRIGLAIAPTEPQMVYAQIESTNKAGGIFRSTDSGATWEKRNPYDAQAQYYAHIYVDPKNAERIYIMGVLIKVSDDGGKTLKNLGEKNKHVDNHVIWVDPNDTSYYLVGCDGGIYESFDRAANWNYKSNLSVTQFYDVTVDNAKPFYNIYGGTQDNFSLGGPSRTRSASGIVNSDWFVTQGGDGFRQQVDPLDPNIVYSEYQYGGLTRYDKRTGQRTGIKPVEGKGEEAYRWNWDSPLIISPHLNTRLYFAANKLFRSDDRGNTWKAVSGDLTRRIDRNSLPVMGRVWEADAVAKGVSTSPYGNITALAESPKKEGLLYVGTDDGLIQISEDGGATWRKVEKFPEVPETTYVSRLLASQHDAATVYATFDNHKNNDFKPYVLKSTDTGKTWTSLKANLPVNGPALAIAEDHGTANLLFAGTEFGLFFTPNGGQKWIQLKGGLPTIAVRDLAIQKRENDLVVATFGRGFYVLDDYSALRNISAEALNGPECLLYPTREALLYIQSRPIGENGKGSQGANYFTAENPPFGATFTYYLKDELKTKKQQRQEGEKEAVKKKTTAPYPTPDQLRAEAEEEPPSILVTVTDASGRVVRKLTGKNQSGFNRVTWDLREPEPELPSENQPDFVDEDSGSFGALVMPGRYKVNIAKRVDGVLTQLVEPQEFSVVAEGTDTMNPADLAALTEFQQKTMKLKRVVSGALEIAGDTKTRLKKIKQAIHETPQADNKLMDDALGIEKRLNAILMALRGDVVLRARNETTPPSISERIEGILSEQRMSTSRPTQTHVDSLKVADEEFKVELAKLRTLLEVDLKNLDKALEAADAPWTPGRLPEWK